The following proteins are encoded in a genomic region of Drosophila bipectinata strain 14024-0381.07 chromosome XL, DbipHiC1v2, whole genome shotgun sequence:
- the Klf15 gene encoding Krueppel-like factor 9 has protein sequence MFGPTSGEVPFAIMDFFATGGFQQLYSDLDEQSFSYSLLSTAEDMIQLHTPYPEEQGESEAPSAGYDFYGIITLDGNNNASTEQEDIFLDFEDLGPDLCDWEQRLLDNFVEIPELVDFLPERTPLCTDNCTDFLEESNSNLRLSSREAPPPPPPPPPPPEYYAQHPHPHRKGSDGSGGGYLCTFGNCEKLYAKPAHLKAHLRRHLGEKPYACVWPECSWRFSRSDELARHRRSHSGVKPYKCDYCAKSFARSDHLTKHRKVHERRLLAATRAGRLFSEDVYSVRPGRKRKNQL, from the coding sequence ATGTTTGGACCTACGTCCGGAGAAGTTCCATTTGCAATCATGGACTTCTTTGCGACGGGCGGCTTCCAGCAGCTCTACAGCGACCTGGACGAGCAATCGTTCTCGTACTCGCTGCTGAGCACCGCGGAGGACATGATCCAGCTACATACCCCGTACCCTGAGGAACAGGGAGAGTCTGAGGCCCCATCCGCGGGCTACGACTTTTACGGCATTATTACCCTGGACGGTAATAATAATGCTAGTACGGAGCAGGAGGACATCTTTCTGGACTTTGAGGACCTGGGTCCGGACCTGTGCGACTGGGAGCAGCGACTACTGGACAACTTCGTGGAGATTCCCGAGCTGGTGGACTTTCTGCCGGAGCGGACGCCACTGTGCACGGACAATTGTACAGACTTCCTGGAGGAGAGCAACAGTAATCTGAGGCTCTCGAGCAGGGAGGccccgccgccgccaccaccaccgcctccGCCCCCGGAATACTATGCGCAGCACCCTCACCCGCATCGCAAGGGGTCGgacggcagcggcggcggttACTTGTGCACCTTCGGGAACTGCGAAAAACTGTATGCCAAGCCCGCCCACCTGAAAGCCCACCTGCGGAGGCATCTTGGCGAGAAACCCTACGCCTGCGTCTGGCCAGAGTGCAGTTGGCGGTTCTCCCGCTCCGACGAACTGGCCCGCCACCGGCGATCCCACTCCGGGGTCAAGCCCTACAAGTGTGATTACTGCGCCAAGAGTTTCGCCCGCTCGGATCACCTCACCAAGCACCGGAAGGTCCACGAACGACGACTCCTGGCGGCTACCCGAGCGGGCCGGCTCTTCTCCGAGGATGTCTACTCCGTGCGGCCGGGCCGCAAGCGGAAAAACCAACTCTAA
- the LOC108121165 gene encoding uncharacterized protein: MELNDKKKKVCVPKELNVEQLNRMPLRCPFGECEATITSSEILGHVLAQHLRPTSADEEELNLTFEGERTVMEFDLTQLKPQQTFFLGVLLYGGKRDDPGGLPANRGLCCLNRFKPEAKDAEVLAEYLPVLVLVRRCYFFEWLDNQKKDDPKAIKNEELDMFLFWTQSAYCTRPLHITMTVYDRTMSECRSALRQVVNSGMIHPELDGKQLPKHKHALWVTYSEMAQMGKSKGSDPKKVQLELILHEYIKKTNPTVTASFK; the protein is encoded by the coding sequence atggagctgaacgataaaaagaaaaaggtgTGCGTCCCCAAGGAACTAAATGTGGAACAATTAAATCGCATGCCACTTCGGTGTCCTTTTGGTGAATGCGAGGCCACCATTACGTCCTCGGAAATCCTCGGCCACGTGCTCGCCCAGCACTTGCGCCCCACCTCCGCCGACGAGGAGGAACTGAACCTGACCTTCGAGGGGGAGCGCACCGTCATGGAGTTCGACCTCACCCAACTGAAGCCGCAGCAGACCTTTTTCCTGGGTGTCCTGTTGTACGGCGGCAAGAGGGATGATCCCGGTGGTTTGCCAGCGAATCGCGGCCTGTGCTGTTTGAATCGCTTCAAGCCGGAGGCCAAGGATGCAGAGGTTTTGGCCGAGTACTTGCCGGTGTTGGTCCTGGTGCGCCGTTGCTACTTCTTTGAGTGGCTGGATAACCAGAAAAAGGATGATCCCAAGGCTATCAAGAATGAGGAGCTGGACATGTTCCTGTTCTGGACCCAGAGCGCGTACTGTACTCGTCCCTTGCACATCACCATGACGGTCTACGATCGCACCATGTCAGAGTGCCGCAGCGCACTCCGGCAGGTGGTCAACTCCGGAATGATTCACCCGGAATTGGATGGCAAGCAGCTGCCCAAGCATAAGCACGCCCTTTGGGTCACTTACAGCGAAATGGCGCAAATGGGCAAGAGCAAGGGCAGCGACCCGAAGAAGGTCCAGCTGGAGTTGATACTTCACGAGTATATCAAGAAAACCAATCCAACTGTCACTGCAAGCTTCAAATAA